The Citrifermentans bemidjiense Bem genome window below encodes:
- a CDS encoding YkgJ family cysteine cluster protein, with translation MTAEKAMGDLLDMVKQQQVFLEMFVRSWVDDYRSSGGAIFCGKGCRNCCSLAVHTGFAEALAVARQLDETQGRAVESYAMKLRELLKGVTELPEYLRLHRQTMGFCPLLTDAGACGVYPVRPLSCRSLISTRESVWCGADFSQLSQAEREAFVAALDRKVVAFPSHYVAVLQESGKELEEAGAKNMRELLGFSLYGNLGVLVHLCRSHGFAEACLEGKSSAAGCIAGAGFDHPLLLTLT, from the coding sequence ATGACGGCAGAAAAGGCGATGGGCGACCTTCTGGATATGGTTAAACAGCAGCAGGTTTTTCTCGAGATGTTCGTGCGGTCCTGGGTCGACGACTATCGCTCCAGCGGCGGCGCAATCTTCTGCGGCAAGGGGTGTCGCAACTGCTGCAGTCTTGCCGTCCATACCGGCTTTGCCGAGGCACTTGCCGTCGCCCGGCAGCTGGACGAGACGCAGGGGAGGGCGGTCGAGAGTTACGCAATGAAACTCAGGGAGCTGCTTAAGGGAGTGACCGAGCTTCCTGAATACCTGCGCCTGCACCGGCAGACCATGGGATTTTGCCCGCTTTTGACCGATGCCGGCGCATGCGGCGTCTATCCGGTGCGCCCTCTGTCCTGCCGCTCGCTCATCTCCACCCGGGAGAGCGTTTGGTGCGGCGCCGATTTCTCACAGCTTTCTCAGGCGGAACGGGAAGCGTTCGTGGCCGCGCTGGACCGGAAGGTGGTTGCCTTCCCGAGCCACTACGTCGCAGTGCTCCAGGAGAGCGGGAAAGAACTGGAGGAAGCTGGCGCCAAAAACATGCGTGAGCTTCTCGGATTCTCCCTCTATGGCAACCTCGGCGTCCTGGTCCATCTCTGCCGCAGCCACGGCTTTGCAGAGGCCTGCCTGGAGGGGAAAAGTTCTGCTGCCGGCTGCATCGCCGGGGCGGGGTTCGACCATCCGCTGCTGCTGACTCTCACCTAG
- a CDS encoding amidohydrolase: protein MKGPELVLYNGTITTLDENNPEVTALAVSGGRVIAIGGAELLQEADEGTKRIDLKKHRAIPGLNDSHIHVIRGGLNYNMELRWDGVPSLHDALGMLREQARRTPPPQWVRVIGGWTEFQFAERRMPTLEEVNQAAPDTPVFILHLYDRALVNKAALRALGYNRDTPDPPGSEIQRDKAGNPTGLLIARPNAMLLYASLAKGPKLPYQDQLNSTRHFMRELNRLGLTSAIDAGGGFQNYPDDYRVIEELSASGRLTLRIAYNLFTQHPKSELEDFTEWVRSSSPGSGDDFYRHNGAGEMLVFSAADFEDFLEPRPDLPPMMEQELSQVVRLLAENRWPFRLHATYNESITRFLDVFEAVNRDVPFDGLRWFFDHAETITPENLERVRNLGGGIAIQDRMAFQGEYFRERYGRDAAANSPPFARMLDMGIPVGAGTDATRVASYNPWVALYWLVSGRTVGKMQLYPEQNRIDRLGALRLYTVGSSWFSGEEEKKGRLVPGQLADLAVLSADYFKVAEEEIPGIESVLTIVGGKVVHGAGDFGSLAPPPLPVSPDWSPVGSYGGYHSRVHEANAFRSCCRHAIEKPLRTAPGSFPWGGGCDCFAF, encoded by the coding sequence ATGAAGGGACCAGAACTCGTTCTTTACAACGGCACCATAACCACACTCGACGAAAATAACCCCGAGGTGACGGCTTTAGCCGTCTCCGGAGGCCGCGTCATCGCTATAGGCGGAGCGGAGCTGCTGCAAGAAGCCGACGAGGGCACCAAGAGGATAGACCTCAAAAAGCACCGGGCGATTCCGGGGCTGAACGACTCCCACATCCACGTGATCCGTGGCGGGCTCAATTACAACATGGAGCTGCGCTGGGATGGCGTTCCCTCGCTGCACGACGCGCTGGGGATGCTGCGCGAGCAGGCGCGGCGCACCCCGCCTCCGCAGTGGGTGCGCGTGATCGGGGGGTGGACGGAGTTCCAATTCGCCGAGCGGCGCATGCCGACCCTGGAGGAAGTCAACCAGGCGGCGCCGGACACCCCCGTGTTCATCCTCCACCTTTACGACCGGGCCCTGGTCAACAAAGCTGCGCTGCGTGCTCTTGGGTACAACCGCGACACGCCGGACCCGCCGGGGTCCGAGATCCAGCGCGACAAGGCGGGGAATCCGACCGGGCTCCTGATAGCGCGGCCGAACGCGATGTTGCTGTACGCAAGCCTCGCCAAGGGGCCGAAGCTTCCCTACCAGGACCAGCTCAACTCGACCCGGCACTTCATGCGCGAATTGAACCGGCTGGGACTTACCAGCGCCATCGACGCGGGAGGCGGCTTCCAGAACTACCCTGACGACTACCGGGTCATCGAGGAGCTTTCCGCAAGCGGCCGGCTTACCCTGCGCATCGCCTACAACCTCTTCACGCAACACCCCAAAAGCGAGTTGGAGGATTTCACCGAGTGGGTGCGGAGCTCGTCGCCCGGATCCGGGGACGATTTCTACCGCCACAACGGGGCAGGAGAGATGCTGGTGTTCTCCGCCGCGGATTTCGAGGATTTTCTGGAACCGCGCCCCGATCTCCCGCCGATGATGGAGCAGGAGTTGTCACAAGTCGTTCGCCTGCTGGCGGAGAACCGTTGGCCCTTCCGCCTCCATGCCACCTACAACGAGTCGATCACCCGCTTCCTCGACGTCTTCGAGGCGGTGAACCGGGACGTCCCCTTCGACGGCCTGCGCTGGTTCTTCGACCATGCAGAGACCATCACGCCGGAAAACCTGGAACGGGTGCGGAATCTGGGCGGGGGCATCGCCATTCAGGACCGGATGGCGTTCCAGGGGGAGTATTTCAGGGAACGCTACGGCAGGGACGCCGCCGCGAATTCTCCCCCCTTCGCCAGGATGCTCGACATGGGCATACCGGTTGGCGCCGGCACCGATGCCACCCGGGTCGCCAGCTATAACCCTTGGGTTGCCCTGTACTGGCTTGTCAGCGGTCGCACGGTGGGAAAGATGCAGCTCTACCCCGAGCAAAACCGCATCGACAGGCTGGGCGCGCTGCGGTTGTACACGGTCGGGAGCAGTTGGTTTTCGGGGGAGGAGGAAAAGAAGGGAAGGCTCGTGCCTGGACAGCTGGCAGACCTGGCGGTTCTTTCAGCGGATTACTTCAAAGTCGCCGAGGAGGAAATTCCAGGCATCGAATCGGTGCTGACTATCGTGGGAGGAAAGGTGGTTCATGGCGCGGGAGATTTCGGCAGCCTGGCGCCGCCGCCTCTCCCGGTTAGCCCCGACTGGTCCCCGGTCGGCAGCTATGGCGGATACCACAGCCGCGTTCACGAAGCGAACGCCTTCAGGTCATGCTGCCGCCACGCCATCGAAAAACCGTTGCGCACCGCGCCAGGCTCGTTCCCCTGGGGGGGAGGTTGCGACTGCTTCGCCTTCTGA
- a CDS encoding hydrolase yields MANSAGNGGASPRLLTPGNSMLLLIDHQPQMAFASHSIDIQLLINNVTGLAKSARIFNVPVVLTTVAAKSFSGPIFANLQEVYPETDPIDRTTMNSWEDPKVVEAVRRTDRKKLVMAALWTEVCLATATLSALDDGYEVYIVTDASAGVTSEAHEMAIRRMIQAGAVPTTWLQVLLEWQRDWARQETYNAVMAVAKEHAGGYGLGINYAKSMLGEHASEG; encoded by the coding sequence ATGGCAAATTCAGCAGGAAATGGCGGAGCAAGCCCCCGCTTGTTGACACCCGGCAACTCGATGCTGCTCCTTATCGACCACCAGCCTCAGATGGCATTTGCATCTCACTCCATCGACATCCAGCTCCTCATCAACAACGTAACCGGCCTGGCTAAATCCGCCAGGATCTTCAACGTCCCGGTTGTTCTCACCACCGTCGCCGCCAAGAGTTTCAGCGGCCCCATATTCGCCAACCTGCAGGAGGTGTATCCGGAAACCGACCCCATCGACCGCACCACCATGAACTCCTGGGAGGACCCCAAGGTGGTGGAAGCGGTCCGGCGGACCGATCGTAAAAAGCTGGTGATGGCGGCGCTTTGGACCGAGGTATGCCTTGCCACCGCCACCTTGTCCGCCTTGGATGACGGCTACGAGGTGTACATCGTCACCGACGCGTCGGCCGGGGTAACCAGCGAGGCGCACGAAATGGCCATCCGGAGGATGATCCAGGCAGGCGCGGTGCCGACGACATGGTTGCAGGTGCTCTTGGAATGGCAGAGGGACTGGGCGCGCCAAGAGACCTACAACGCGGTCATGGCCGTGGCCAAAGAACATGCGGGAGGGTACGGCCTGGGCATCAACTACGCCAAAAGCATGCTGGGAGAACATGCCAGCGAAGGCTAG
- a CDS encoding response regulator → MRILVAEDDPTIRQMMATLLSRCGFDCRSVDNGRKAVEAWEDETFDFIFMDVQMPVMDGFAATRMIREKEALKGGHTPIIALTAHAMEQDRQQCLDSGMDDYLSKPIDLDELFSLLKNDYSKGVS, encoded by the coding sequence ATGCGGATTTTAGTAGCAGAAGACGACCCAACCATCAGGCAGATGATGGCGACGCTGCTGTCACGGTGCGGTTTTGACTGCCGCAGCGTCGATAATGGCCGCAAAGCCGTGGAGGCGTGGGAAGATGAAACCTTTGATTTCATCTTCATGGACGTACAAATGCCGGTCATGGACGGTTTCGCCGCTACCAGGATGATCCGCGAAAAGGAAGCCCTCAAAGGAGGTCACACTCCGATAATCGCCCTGACCGCTCACGCAATGGAGCAGGACAGGCAACAATGCCTCGACTCCGGCATGGACGATTACCTCTCTAAGCCAATCGACCTCGACGAACTGTTCTCTCTTTTAAAAAACGACTACTCAAAAGGCGTCAGCTAA
- a CDS encoding sensor histidine kinase: MLGFQYAKHPPEPAQARLWANRFLIGLAVIGAAWGSIGVFSFAEASMAHLVFISFVLGGMAAGASTTFATVRHAYLAFSIPVLMPLIVHFLLIQDTFHSFMAAMTTLFGFLLWRISLHNYTINRDSLLLSYENREMVETMKQAKERAEGLNSQLMEENAARLEAEAALRANQEQLEKLVEVRTADLVSSNEQLKKEIEERKQYEKALLQTGERLAVAQRQSEAANRAKTEFLANMSHEMRTPLAGALGMIRLVLDMNIGAEERQLLEMAKRSADSLLRIIADLLDFSRLEAGVMTFEDKPFSLKEVVRSAVEVVSLVAEEKELHLSWSVDGAVPDQLSGDEGRLRQVLVNLLGNAVKFTERGGIEVSIKTLEPLEAQGERYVEFYVRDTGVGIPADQLQRIFDRFTQVDSSLTRRHGGTGLGLALTRQIVEKMGGSIWAESVIGSGSTFHFTVPMVPSAAAGPERVSDPPVEGDL, encoded by the coding sequence TTGCTCGGGTTCCAATATGCGAAGCACCCTCCTGAACCGGCTCAGGCGCGGCTCTGGGCAAACCGGTTCCTGATCGGCCTCGCGGTGATCGGCGCTGCGTGGGGGAGCATCGGAGTCTTCTCCTTTGCCGAAGCATCCATGGCACACCTGGTCTTTATCTCCTTCGTCTTGGGCGGGATGGCGGCCGGAGCGTCAACGACCTTCGCGACGGTGCGTCATGCCTACCTGGCATTCAGCATCCCGGTCCTCATGCCGCTTATCGTGCACTTCCTTCTGATCCAGGACACCTTCCATTCCTTCATGGCTGCGATGACCACTCTCTTTGGCTTTCTGCTTTGGCGTATCTCGCTGCACAATTACACGATAAACCGCGACTCGTTGCTGCTCAGCTACGAGAACAGGGAGATGGTCGAGACCATGAAGCAGGCGAAGGAGCGGGCCGAAGGTCTGAACTCACAGTTGATGGAGGAAAATGCTGCCAGGCTCGAAGCTGAAGCGGCCTTAAGGGCCAATCAGGAGCAGCTCGAAAAACTGGTGGAGGTCCGGACCGCGGATCTTGTCAGCAGCAACGAACAGCTGAAAAAGGAGATCGAGGAGAGAAAGCAATACGAAAAGGCGCTGCTGCAGACCGGGGAACGGCTCGCCGTCGCCCAGAGGCAGTCGGAGGCCGCGAACAGGGCGAAAACCGAGTTCCTCGCCAACATGAGCCACGAGATGAGGACGCCTCTGGCGGGGGCGCTCGGGATGATCAGGCTGGTCCTCGACATGAACATCGGTGCGGAGGAGCGGCAACTCCTTGAGATGGCAAAACGGTCGGCGGACTCCCTGTTGAGGATCATCGCGGATCTGCTCGACTTCTCCCGGCTGGAGGCCGGGGTGATGACCTTCGAGGATAAGCCGTTCTCGTTGAAGGAGGTGGTCAGGTCGGCGGTGGAGGTGGTTTCCCTGGTCGCGGAAGAAAAAGAGCTCCACCTTTCCTGGTCCGTCGACGGCGCTGTTCCTGACCAATTGAGTGGCGACGAGGGAAGGCTCAGGCAGGTGCTGGTGAATCTCTTGGGGAACGCGGTGAAGTTCACCGAGCGAGGCGGGATAGAGGTGAGCATCAAAACCTTGGAGCCCCTTGAGGCCCAGGGGGAGCGATACGTCGAGTTTTACGTGAGGGACACGGGAGTCGGTATTCCCGCCGATCAGTTGCAGAGGATATTCGACCGCTTCACCCAGGTGGATTCATCGCTTACCAGGCGGCATGGCGGCACCGGTCTGGGCCTCGCCCTCACGCGCCAGATCGTCGAGAAGATGGGTGGGAGCATCTGGGCGGAGAGCGTTATCGGCTCAGGAAGCACATTCCATTTCACCGTCCCCATGGTGCCGAGCGCGGCAGCCGGACCTGAGCGAGTTTCGGACCCTCCTGTGGAAGGCGATCTTTAG
- a CDS encoding DUF748 domain-containing protein → MSKPTKYILISAAIVTSIIVFVTALLPIIVRNKTVSTLKEATGREVHLSSVSINPFTLTVTVNDFAIAEKTGPPLVAFRKAKASLALASVYKRALILSEIVLDTPSVSLVRTAPNRFNFSDIIDRQPKGKAPEQGKPFLFSLNNISVKNGSIEFDDRMTAGGRKHTVRDLQITIPFISNIPYLADRYVDPRLAAVVNGAPFNFTGKLKPLSKSLETSVHIGLKGLNLPQYLAYAPVPPPVDLTSGRLTLDMDLAYRVSADKKPELILKGGAGLAEVRVNLLDGKPLLRLPSLELKADRLEVLAKSFEFNSIALNGLELFIDRDSNGRWMYDRILGATEKPKEPKEPKAAKDGEKEGKTTFAARSFVSSNGTVHFHDAIPKGGFTSTVSDLNLALKEFSTKPGGSASYDLSLLADDATIKSRGQFALTPLSLTASIQLAEAKVGRAWPYLRQYLTAPVQGTVGLSAEILYSELEGLRVQKGDLAIAGLSTRYGSKEGFDLATLQVKDASFRQSANRLEVGEVRLSGGNLSLSREADGTLSPLSLLAEQPKSKPVPPRKPRREASDKSKEFAYRVQRLQLDGFKLAFTDKTYEEPPRFTLKNTSLTLSNLQGPKFAPMPMTFASTYGKGAGLKARGTLTPAPFRYQGMMSVARLPIRDFEPYFPDSFNFSVIGGTADLSLNLDVAARDGKTKGHFRGSAGVRDFQSIDAVGDQDLLKWESLQFDEFQGELEPFSLNIRQVALNDVYSRVIVRKDGSLNLQDLVKSEAPQPAAAAPVSAMQPPRVATATAPAVPAPTGATSPPKAAPPARQVSVGSVTIQNGTLSFTDNHLPQTFNSTFYNLGGRVSGLSSEESKFADVDLRGNLENHSPMQITGRLNPLRDDLFVDLKISFRDIELSPVTPYSGTYLGYEIDKGKLFLDLKYLIEKKQLSSENRVFIDQFTFGKKVDSNQATNLPVRLAIALLKDRKGEIHLDLPVTGRTDDPQFSIWGLVGQVLKNLLVKAATSPFALLSSLTGGGQDFSTVQFEPGSSILSQGEGQKLEKLAKVLVDRPGVKMELKGFVDKAKDPEGYRQELLERKLRHEKYLYQAKEQKAKELKEGESGETVKLSDEEYKTFLKAVYKKEKFPKPRNALGLVKDLPANEMRKLIIANTVVAEADLQSLARERAATVFNYLVAKGGLPPERLFQGTEDIYHPPAQESAVRSRVEFNAIAR, encoded by the coding sequence GTGTCTAAGCCTACAAAGTACATACTTATATCCGCAGCAATAGTCACCTCGATTATCGTCTTTGTGACCGCGCTTCTCCCGATCATTGTCAGGAACAAGACGGTCAGCACCCTGAAGGAAGCAACGGGACGAGAGGTGCATCTCTCCTCCGTCAGTATCAACCCCTTCACCCTGACCGTCACCGTCAATGATTTTGCCATTGCCGAAAAAACAGGTCCTCCGCTGGTTGCCTTCCGTAAGGCTAAAGCGTCCCTCGCCCTGGCATCGGTTTACAAGCGGGCATTGATCCTTTCCGAAATCGTGCTCGATACGCCCAGCGTCAGCCTGGTCCGCACTGCACCCAACCGGTTCAACTTCAGCGACATCATCGACCGGCAACCCAAGGGCAAAGCACCGGAGCAAGGGAAACCGTTCCTTTTCTCCTTGAACAACATCAGCGTGAAGAACGGTTCCATAGAGTTCGACGACCGGATGACGGCTGGAGGACGGAAGCACACGGTCCGCGATCTGCAGATCACCATCCCCTTTATCAGCAACATCCCCTACCTCGCGGACAGGTACGTGGATCCGCGCCTGGCCGCGGTAGTGAACGGCGCCCCCTTCAACTTCACCGGAAAGCTGAAACCGCTCAGCAAGTCGCTGGAAACATCGGTGCATATTGGACTCAAGGGGCTTAACCTCCCCCAATACCTTGCCTATGCCCCGGTCCCCCCCCCGGTAGACCTGACCTCCGGGCGGCTCACCCTAGACATGGATCTCGCCTACAGGGTATCCGCCGATAAGAAACCGGAACTGATACTGAAAGGCGGGGCGGGACTGGCGGAGGTCCGGGTGAACCTGCTGGATGGGAAACCGCTGCTGCGGCTCCCCTCGCTGGAGCTAAAGGCCGACAGGCTGGAGGTACTGGCAAAATCTTTCGAATTCAACTCCATCGCGCTGAACGGGCTGGAGCTCTTCATCGACCGCGACAGCAATGGCCGCTGGATGTACGACCGCATACTGGGTGCCACGGAAAAACCGAAGGAACCGAAAGAACCGAAGGCGGCTAAGGACGGCGAGAAGGAGGGGAAAACGACCTTCGCGGCGCGATCCTTTGTCAGCAGCAATGGAACCGTCCACTTTCACGACGCCATCCCCAAAGGCGGCTTCACCAGCACCGTTTCCGACCTCAACCTGGCACTGAAGGAGTTCAGCACCAAACCGGGCGGCTCCGCCAGCTACGACCTTTCGCTTCTAGCCGACGACGCGACGATCAAGAGCCGAGGGCAATTTGCGCTTACCCCGTTGTCGCTGACCGCCTCGATCCAGCTTGCCGAGGCAAAGGTCGGGCGCGCCTGGCCCTATCTGCGGCAGTATCTTACCGCGCCGGTGCAGGGGACGGTGGGGCTCTCTGCGGAAATCCTCTACAGCGAGCTTGAGGGGCTCAGGGTGCAAAAGGGGGATCTCGCCATTGCCGGGCTCTCCACCCGCTACGGCAGTAAGGAAGGGTTCGACCTGGCGACGCTCCAGGTGAAGGACGCCAGCTTCCGCCAGAGCGCTAACAGGCTGGAGGTTGGCGAGGTCAGGCTTTCAGGGGGGAACCTTTCCCTATCAAGGGAAGCCGACGGGACGCTGTCGCCCCTCTCCCTTCTCGCCGAGCAGCCAAAGTCAAAGCCGGTGCCACCCCGGAAACCCCGCAGGGAGGCCAGTGACAAATCCAAAGAATTCGCCTATCGCGTGCAACGTCTCCAACTCGACGGCTTCAAGCTCGCCTTCACGGACAAGACCTACGAGGAGCCCCCCCGCTTCACGCTTAAGAACACGAGCCTCACCCTCTCCAACCTGCAGGGGCCGAAATTCGCGCCGATGCCGATGACCTTCGCATCCACCTACGGCAAAGGCGCCGGACTCAAGGCCCGGGGAACGCTGACGCCCGCCCCGTTTCGCTACCAGGGGATGATGAGCGTCGCGCGGCTCCCCATCCGGGATTTCGAGCCGTACTTCCCCGACTCCTTCAACTTCTCCGTCATCGGCGGCACCGCCGACCTTTCCCTCAATCTGGACGTCGCCGCCAGAGACGGCAAAACCAAGGGGCACTTCAGGGGGAGCGCGGGGGTGCGCGACTTCCAGAGCATCGACGCCGTCGGGGACCAGGACCTCCTCAAGTGGGAGAGCCTGCAGTTCGACGAATTCCAGGGTGAGTTGGAGCCGTTCTCCTTGAACATCCGACAGGTCGCCTTGAACGACGTCTACTCCCGCGTCATCGTCAGAAAAGACGGCAGCCTCAACCTTCAGGACCTAGTAAAAAGCGAGGCGCCACAGCCTGCGGCAGCCGCGCCCGTCAGCGCCATGCAACCGCCGCGCGTCGCCACGGCCACGGCACCGGCTGTTCCCGCGCCAACCGGCGCCACGTCGCCCCCCAAAGCCGCACCGCCAGCGCGTCAGGTCTCCGTCGGCAGCGTCACCATCCAAAACGGCACCCTCTCCTTCACGGACAACCACCTGCCGCAGACCTTCAACAGCACCTTCTACAACCTCGGTGGGCGCGTGAGCGGGCTTTCCTCTGAGGAGTCCAAGTTTGCCGACGTCGACCTGCGGGGCAACCTGGAAAACCACTCCCCGATGCAGATTACAGGGCGGCTCAACCCGCTGCGGGACGACCTGTTCGTCGACCTCAAGATTTCCTTCCGGGACATAGAACTCTCCCCGGTGACCCCGTACTCGGGGACCTACCTCGGCTACGAAATAGACAAAGGGAAGCTTTTCCTCGACCTCAAGTACCTCATCGAGAAAAAGCAGCTCTCCTCCGAAAACAGGGTGTTCATCGACCAGTTCACCTTTGGCAAAAAGGTGGATAGCAACCAGGCAACCAATCTGCCGGTACGCCTTGCCATCGCCCTACTGAAGGACCGCAAGGGGGAGATCCACCTGGACCTCCCGGTCACCGGCCGCACCGACGATCCTCAATTCAGCATCTGGGGACTGGTCGGACAGGTGCTGAAGAACCTGCTAGTGAAGGCGGCGACCTCGCCGTTCGCGCTTTTGTCCTCACTGACCGGAGGCGGGCAAGACTTCAGCACCGTCCAGTTCGAGCCGGGCTCAAGCATCCTGTCTCAGGGGGAGGGCCAGAAACTTGAAAAGCTGGCCAAGGTGCTAGTGGACCGCCCCGGCGTGAAGATGGAGCTCAAGGGTTTCGTCGACAAGGCAAAGGACCCGGAGGGGTACCGGCAGGAACTCCTGGAGCGGAAACTGCGCCACGAGAAATACCTGTACCAGGCAAAGGAACAAAAGGCGAAAGAGTTGAAAGAAGGGGAGAGCGGCGAGACGGTCAAACTGTCCGATGAGGAGTACAAAACTTTCCTGAAGGCGGTCTACAAGAAGGAGAAGTTCCCCAAACCGCGCAACGCGCTGGGGCTGGTGAAGGACTTGCCGGCAAACGAGATGAGGAAGCTGATCATCGCCAATACGGTCGTAGCAGAAGCCGACCTGCAGTCACTTGCGCGGGAGCGGGCGGCAACCGTGTTCAACTACCTGGTGGCCAAAGGAGGGCTCCCGCCCGAGCGGCTTTTCCAGGGGACCGAGGACATCTACCACCCGCCGGCCCAGGAGAGTGCGGTCCGCAGCAGGGTCGAGTTCAACGCCATCGCCCGCTGA
- a CDS encoding DoxX family protein, whose amino-acid sequence MFNKILATRDDINLTIVRVFLGLVFFPHGAQKMLGWFGGPGFSGTMQMFTQNMKVPMVFAFLAICAEFLGSLGLLVGLCTRIAAFGILSNMAVAIFMVHLPNGFFMNWTGKQSGEGFEYHLLVLGMALALIVGGGGKASLDRKIAVDPTWRTPH is encoded by the coding sequence ATGTTCAATAAGATCCTCGCCACACGCGACGACATCAACCTGACCATCGTCAGAGTATTCCTGGGCTTAGTGTTCTTCCCCCACGGTGCGCAGAAAATGCTGGGCTGGTTTGGCGGTCCAGGCTTCTCCGGCACCATGCAGATGTTTACCCAGAACATGAAGGTCCCGATGGTCTTCGCCTTCCTGGCCATCTGCGCCGAATTCCTAGGCTCTTTGGGACTGCTCGTTGGCCTTTGCACCAGGATCGCCGCCTTCGGCATCCTGAGCAACATGGCCGTAGCCATCTTCATGGTTCACCTCCCCAACGGCTTTTTCATGAACTGGACCGGCAAGCAGTCTGGAGAAGGGTTCGAGTACCACCTGCTGGTCCTGGGCATGGCATTGGCTCTCATCGTCGGCGGCGGAGGGAAGGCATCGCTCGACCGGAAGATAGCCGTTGACCCGACATGGAGGACGCCGCATTGA
- a CDS encoding cupin domain-containing protein codes for MKAGTGQAEVRSFGKPDEVREFPNGKLELLQVGGTVIGRATFKPGWRWSTSIQPLVGTKSCEAPHFQYHVAGRIHVVMDDGKEFDCGPGDVSLLPEGHDAWVIGDEPAVVVDFQGMADYAKNNL; via the coding sequence ATGAAAGCAGGAACTGGGCAGGCGGAAGTACGGAGCTTCGGCAAACCTGATGAGGTGAGGGAATTCCCCAACGGGAAGCTGGAACTGCTGCAAGTCGGAGGGACAGTAATCGGAAGGGCCACCTTCAAGCCCGGGTGGCGCTGGTCCACGTCCATCCAACCCCTGGTGGGGACCAAAAGCTGCGAGGCGCCGCATTTCCAGTACCACGTCGCGGGAAGGATACACGTGGTGATGGACGACGGCAAGGAGTTCGATTGCGGCCCAGGCGATGTTTCCCTGCTGCCCGAAGGACACGACGCCTGGGTCATAGGAGACGAACCGGCAGTGGTGGTGGACTTCCAGGGAATGGCTGACTACGCCAAGAACAATTTGTAG
- a CDS encoding DUF922 domain-containing Zn-dependent protease, whose translation MFRRVTTLAGLMAILILCASPLFAGTRSAPSCELTAKERYTYYEISGKDVDDLRREMNQRGTVGEDGRVYSALTSWDINFSYDIAQDASGYRVKSATTNVDIEYRLPRVGASCTDPELNLVWARYSERLQQHEFGHKNLAIQAASEINELLASLPAFPTADALAAEITRVTDEKFRVLKEKQVGYDDETRHGETQGAILPSRGTRFAGA comes from the coding sequence ATGTTCCGGCGCGTTACCACCCTTGCGGGCCTTATGGCTATCCTTATCCTTTGCGCCTCCCCTCTCTTTGCCGGGACCAGGAGCGCTCCTTCCTGCGAGCTGACCGCCAAGGAACGTTACACCTACTACGAGATAAGCGGCAAAGATGTCGATGACCTGCGCAGGGAGATGAACCAGAGAGGTACCGTTGGCGAGGACGGCCGGGTCTATTCCGCCCTTACCAGCTGGGACATCAACTTCTCTTATGACATAGCGCAGGACGCGAGCGGCTACCGGGTCAAGTCGGCGACTACCAACGTCGATATCGAGTATCGCCTTCCGCGTGTCGGCGCCAGTTGCACCGACCCGGAGCTGAACCTGGTGTGGGCGCGCTACTCGGAGCGCCTGCAACAGCATGAGTTCGGCCACAAGAATCTGGCCATCCAGGCTGCTTCGGAGATAAACGAACTGCTGGCGTCGTTGCCTGCGTTCCCTACTGCAGATGCACTGGCTGCCGAGATCACACGGGTCACGGACGAGAAATTCCGGGTGCTGAAAGAGAAGCAGGTGGGATACGACGACGAAACACGGCATGGCGAGACGCAAGGGGCCATCCTCCCCAGCCGTGGCACTCGCTTCGCCGGTGCATAA